A genome region from Glutamicibacter arilaitensis Re117 includes the following:
- a CDS encoding carbohydrate ABC transporter permease, giving the protein MAQEVTYAADASARGTSELPERERAKADARQPQKGAKRPRKPADKRKNLEIFFFVSPALLLIAVFMLVPIIQAVRFSVYNWKGFGPLVDFVGLKNYVRVLGNEVFTDALVHNLIIIGGSIALQLPIGLGIALLLNRKMKIQSLLRTIIFVPYVLSEAIAGVVWFQLLQPQYGVIDTIMNKLGIDGPAQGWLGTPELALWTVLAVLTWKYLGLAVILFLAGLQGVPSELYEAAEIDGASWWQIQRKITIPLLGPTLRTWGFLSMIGSLQLFDMVWILTGGGPANATTTMATFLVSEGTKRQNFGIAAAASVILFVVALVLAISYQQFILKRDTQPDDERPKQKKVKA; this is encoded by the coding sequence GTGGCCCAAGAAGTAACCTACGCAGCTGACGCATCAGCACGCGGCACAAGCGAGCTGCCGGAGCGTGAACGCGCCAAGGCGGATGCGCGGCAACCGCAAAAGGGCGCGAAGCGCCCACGCAAGCCGGCAGATAAGCGCAAGAACCTGGAGATCTTCTTCTTCGTGTCTCCAGCGCTGCTGCTGATCGCGGTCTTCATGCTCGTACCCATCATCCAGGCCGTGCGCTTCTCGGTGTACAACTGGAAGGGCTTCGGCCCGCTGGTGGACTTCGTGGGCCTCAAGAACTACGTGCGGGTGCTGGGCAATGAGGTGTTCACCGATGCGCTGGTCCACAACCTGATCATCATCGGCGGCTCCATTGCCCTGCAGCTGCCCATAGGGTTGGGCATCGCGCTGCTGCTGAACCGGAAGATGAAGATCCAGTCCCTGCTGCGCACCATCATTTTCGTGCCCTATGTGCTCTCCGAAGCGATTGCCGGCGTTGTCTGGTTCCAGTTGCTGCAGCCGCAGTACGGTGTCATCGACACCATCATGAACAAGCTCGGGATCGACGGGCCGGCCCAAGGGTGGCTGGGCACTCCGGAGCTGGCCTTGTGGACGGTGCTGGCGGTATTGACCTGGAAGTACTTGGGCCTAGCAGTGATCCTGTTCCTCGCCGGGCTGCAGGGCGTGCCCTCCGAGCTCTACGAAGCAGCCGAAATCGACGGGGCCTCCTGGTGGCAGATCCAGCGCAAGATCACCATCCCGCTGCTGGGTCCCACGCTGCGCACCTGGGGGTTCTTGTCCATGATCGGCTCGCTGCAGCTGTTCGACATGGTCTGGATCCTCACCGGCGGCGGCCCGGCCAACGCCACGACCACGATGGCCACCTTCCTGGTTTCGGAAGGGACCAAGCGCCAGAACTTCGGCATTGCCGCGGCCGCCTCGGTCATCTTGTTCGTCGTCGCCCTGGTCCTGGCCATTTCCTACCAGCAGTTCATCCTCAAGCGGGATACGCAGCCAGATGACGAGCGCCCGAAGCAGAAGAAGGTCAAAGCATGA
- a CDS encoding carbohydrate ABC transporter permease has translation MSASLATRPQHTPAQAKRAKKRNGSQGRNVLVYAIALAVVAITLGPVLYGVLGGFRTNAQLAENPAGLPAPWVLDNYAGVLKNPDFWQYALNSTMIAVITTVVVVVFGIMAAYPLARYQFRLREPIFMVFVLGLLFPATVAIVPLFILISRDLNMGNTWWGVALPQAAFALPMTVVILRPFLMALPQELEEAAQLDGASRIGFFWKILLPLSGPGMVTVGVLAFVGSWNAYLLPLLLLQGDMRTLPLGVADYSSEHSADTAGVFAFTALAMIPALIFFLAMQKRIVNGLQGAVKG, from the coding sequence ATGAGCGCCAGCTTAGCCACCCGCCCGCAGCACACCCCCGCCCAGGCAAAACGCGCCAAGAAGCGCAATGGCAGTCAGGGCAGAAATGTCCTGGTCTACGCCATCGCCCTAGCAGTCGTGGCGATCACCCTGGGGCCAGTCCTCTACGGAGTGCTGGGGGGATTCCGCACCAATGCGCAGCTGGCCGAGAACCCCGCAGGGCTTCCCGCACCGTGGGTGCTGGATAACTACGCAGGGGTACTTAAGAACCCGGACTTCTGGCAGTACGCGCTGAACTCCACGATGATCGCGGTGATCACCACCGTGGTGGTTGTGGTCTTCGGAATCATGGCCGCCTATCCACTGGCCCGCTACCAGTTCCGCCTGCGTGAACCGATCTTCATGGTCTTCGTGCTCGGCCTGCTGTTCCCGGCGACCGTGGCGATCGTTCCGCTGTTCATCCTGATCTCCCGCGACCTGAACATGGGCAACACCTGGTGGGGCGTCGCCCTGCCCCAGGCCGCCTTCGCGCTGCCGATGACCGTCGTGATCCTGCGCCCCTTCCTGATGGCGCTGCCCCAGGAACTGGAAGAAGCCGCCCAGCTCGATGGCGCAAGCCGCATCGGCTTCTTCTGGAAGATCCTGCTGCCGCTGTCCGGACCGGGAATGGTCACCGTCGGCGTGCTGGCCTTCGTCGGCTCGTGGAACGCCTACCTGCTGCCGCTGCTTTTGCTGCAGGGGGACATGCGCACCTTGCCGCTGGGCGTGGCCGACTACTCCAGCGAGCACTCGGCCGATACCGCCGGCGTCTTCGCGTTCACCGCACTGGCGATGATCCCGGCGCTGATCTTCTTCCTCGCCATGCAAAAGCGCATCGTCAACGGACTGCAGGGCGCAGTCAAGGGCTGA
- a CDS encoding glycoside hydrolase family 3 N-terminal domain-containing protein, with product MKTVEQTWHDTSLPAEQRIAALMEEMTLEEKAGQLGSFWIRPEDENQDGESNVAPMADTFAGGPSFETAIKDGLGHITRAFGTVPLTPAEGRERLVELQEQVIAANRLGIPAIAHEECLTGFTTLGATCYPASIAWGATFNPDLIGSMAQRIGADMLKMGVHQGLSPVLDVTRDYRWGRVEETMGEDPHLVGELAVAYVRGLQDSGVHATLKHFAGYAASQAGRNHAPVSMGPRALEDTVFPPFERAVREAGVKSVMNSYADVDGEAPAGSHRLLTEVLRGRWGFNGTVVADYWSVSFLHSMHEVAEDEDAAGLLSLEAGMDVELPETTAFANLARAVRSGALDQEVLDTAVRRVLAQKLQMGLLDPDWNPRKAWLGEDVELDSADNRAHARKMAEESIILLRNEQILPLRNPARLAVIGPSASQPRTHLGCYSFTNHVYSRFAEQQDYGVPMVSILEALKQEPALAGSQIEYARGVDFTDLDDSGIDEAVEAARNAEVAVVTVGDLAGLFGRGTSGEGCDVVDLSLPGRQGELVEAVLATGTPTVLVMVTGRPYSLGKFADRTAAIIQCFMPGVEGGPALAGVLTGDVNPSGKLPVQIPNHVGGQPGTYLASKLAWHTEGVTNLDPRPLYPFGYGSSYTGFEISELELSEKEIATDGTIQISATVANTGARGGAEVVQLYLGDAVSQVVRPRRWLAGFAKVQLEAGESKRVAFTVHADRTSFTGLSGKRIVEPGKFTALVGSSSEDLAAREDFWITGKVREVAEGRVMDTPVSMS from the coding sequence ATGAAAACCGTCGAGCAAACCTGGCACGACACCTCCCTTCCTGCCGAACAGCGCATCGCCGCGCTCATGGAGGAAATGACCCTGGAAGAAAAAGCCGGGCAGCTGGGCTCATTCTGGATCCGCCCGGAGGACGAGAACCAGGACGGTGAAAGCAATGTCGCGCCGATGGCCGATACCTTCGCCGGCGGCCCCAGCTTCGAAACCGCCATCAAGGACGGCCTGGGGCATATCACCCGCGCCTTCGGCACCGTCCCGCTGACTCCGGCCGAGGGCCGTGAACGCCTCGTGGAGCTCCAAGAACAGGTCATTGCCGCAAACCGGCTGGGCATCCCGGCCATTGCCCACGAGGAATGCCTCACCGGCTTCACCACCCTGGGCGCTACCTGCTACCCGGCATCCATCGCCTGGGGCGCCACCTTCAATCCGGATCTCATCGGCTCCATGGCCCAGCGCATCGGAGCCGATATGCTCAAGATGGGCGTGCACCAAGGCCTGTCCCCGGTCCTGGACGTCACCCGGGACTACCGCTGGGGCCGGGTGGAAGAAACCATGGGCGAGGACCCGCACCTAGTGGGCGAACTGGCCGTGGCCTACGTGCGCGGATTGCAGGATTCCGGGGTGCACGCCACCTTGAAGCACTTCGCCGGCTATGCCGCCTCCCAAGCAGGACGCAACCACGCACCAGTCTCCATGGGTCCGCGGGCGCTGGAAGATACCGTCTTCCCGCCATTTGAACGCGCCGTGCGCGAAGCCGGCGTGAAATCCGTGATGAATTCCTATGCCGACGTGGACGGCGAAGCGCCAGCTGGCAGCCACCGCCTGCTCACCGAGGTGCTGCGCGGCCGCTGGGGCTTTAACGGCACCGTCGTAGCGGACTACTGGTCGGTCAGCTTCCTGCACAGCATGCATGAAGTAGCTGAAGACGAGGACGCGGCAGGACTGCTGTCCTTGGAAGCGGGCATGGATGTAGAGCTTCCCGAGACCACCGCCTTCGCCAACCTCGCCCGGGCCGTACGCTCCGGAGCCCTCGACCAAGAAGTCCTGGACACCGCGGTGCGCCGCGTGCTGGCCCAGAAGCTGCAGATGGGCCTGCTGGATCCTGACTGGAACCCGCGCAAGGCCTGGCTGGGCGAAGACGTGGAACTGGACTCGGCCGATAACCGGGCCCATGCCCGCAAGATGGCCGAGGAATCGATCATCCTGCTGCGCAACGAGCAGATTCTTCCCCTGCGCAATCCTGCACGCCTGGCAGTTATCGGCCCCAGCGCCTCGCAGCCGCGCACCCACCTGGGATGCTATTCCTTCACCAACCACGTCTACTCGCGCTTCGCCGAGCAGCAGGACTATGGCGTGCCGATGGTTTCGATCCTCGAGGCGCTGAAGCAGGAACCTGCGCTCGCCGGTTCGCAGATCGAGTACGCCCGCGGCGTGGACTTCACCGACCTGGATGATTCGGGCATCGATGAGGCCGTCGAAGCGGCCCGCAACGCCGAGGTCGCGGTAGTGACCGTCGGAGACCTGGCCGGCCTCTTCGGCCGGGGCACTTCAGGGGAAGGCTGCGATGTCGTTGATCTGAGCCTGCCCGGGCGCCAGGGCGAGCTGGTGGAAGCCGTGCTGGCTACCGGAACCCCGACCGTGCTGGTGATGGTGACCGGACGCCCGTACTCGCTGGGCAAGTTCGCCGATCGAACCGCCGCCATCATCCAGTGCTTCATGCCTGGCGTAGAGGGTGGGCCGGCGCTGGCCGGCGTGCTGACCGGAGACGTCAACCCCTCGGGCAAGCTGCCTGTGCAGATCCCGAACCATGTCGGCGGGCAGCCGGGCACCTACCTGGCCTCCAAGCTGGCATGGCATACCGAGGGCGTGACCAACCTGGATCCCCGCCCGCTGTACCCCTTCGGCTACGGAAGTTCCTACACCGGCTTCGAAATTTCCGAGCTGGAACTCTCGGAGAAGGAAATCGCCACCGACGGCACGATCCAGATCAGCGCCACCGTAGCCAATACCGGAGCGCGCGGCGGGGCTGAAGTGGTGCAGTTGTACTTGGGTGATGCGGTGTCGCAGGTGGTGCGTCCACGCCGCTGGTTGGCCGGTTTCGCCAAGGTGCAGCTGGAGGCGGGGGAGTCCAAGCGGGTCGCTTTCACGGTCCACGCGGACCGCACCTCGTTTACCGGTCTGTCCGGAAAGCGGATTGTGGAACCGGGCAAGTTCACCGCGCTGGTGGGCTCCAGCAGCGAGGACCTCGCGGCGCGCGAGGACTTCTGGATCACCGGCAAGGTGCGTGAAGTTGCAGAGGGCCGGGTGATGGACACCCCGGTGTCCATGTCCTAG
- a CDS encoding ABC transporter ATP-binding protein/permease, which produces MVLDQVDFQLSPGRIIGLLGPSGSGKSTLLRSIVGNQITSDGAVTVLGKPAGHKSLRNRVGYMTQSASIYEDLSTRQNIAYFAKILRQPSAEVDRVLHTTDLAGQAGHLGRDLSGGQRNRVSLAIALLGSPEIVILDEPTVGLDPVLRADLWKMFSQLAATGSCLVVSSHVMDEAMRCDEILLLREGKLLGQMTPAALMESTGAENPEDAFVSLIAAGGTKQVPNAACARAEASGNVRRRRAMNRTLATAGRVLAQVMHDPRTIALMLLVPSLLIGLIAWIFTETDAFSRIGPAMIALFPFVVMFLVTSIATLRERRSGTLERLLSMPMAKGEFIFGYTLAFTLVAIVQTVIAVSFAIWVCGLHIEGQLWLLFAVAALDALLGISLGLMASAFAHTEFQVVQFMPALVIPQFLLAGIILPREQLPGALQAIGDWLPLSPAIDALSDAAAGTTDSATAINMLLIAAWIAAALLIGSLTLRRRTA; this is translated from the coding sequence TTGGTCCTGGACCAAGTGGACTTCCAGCTCTCGCCCGGACGGATCATCGGCTTGCTCGGCCCCAGCGGCAGCGGCAAGAGCACCTTGCTGCGCAGCATCGTGGGCAACCAGATAACCAGCGACGGAGCCGTCACGGTTCTCGGAAAACCAGCGGGGCACAAGTCCTTGCGCAACCGCGTCGGCTACATGACCCAGTCAGCGAGCATCTACGAGGATTTGAGCACCCGGCAGAATATCGCGTATTTCGCCAAGATCCTCAGGCAGCCATCAGCTGAAGTGGACCGCGTCCTGCACACCACGGATCTGGCCGGCCAAGCTGGCCACCTGGGCCGGGACCTGTCCGGCGGCCAGCGCAACCGGGTGTCGTTGGCCATCGCGCTGCTCGGATCCCCGGAAATCGTGATCCTGGATGAACCCACCGTGGGTTTGGATCCGGTGCTGCGTGCGGATTTGTGGAAAATGTTCTCGCAGCTGGCGGCCACCGGCTCGTGCCTGGTCGTCTCCAGCCATGTCATGGACGAGGCCATGCGCTGCGATGAGATCCTGCTGCTGCGCGAGGGAAAGCTGCTGGGCCAGATGACCCCGGCAGCGCTGATGGAATCAACCGGTGCGGAAAATCCCGAAGATGCTTTCGTTTCCCTCATCGCCGCTGGCGGAACCAAGCAGGTGCCCAACGCAGCCTGCGCCCGCGCCGAGGCATCGGGCAACGTCAGGAGGCGAAGAGCGATGAACAGGACACTGGCCACCGCCGGGCGGGTCCTGGCCCAGGTGATGCACGACCCGCGGACTATCGCGCTGATGCTCCTGGTGCCCAGCCTGCTGATCGGTTTGATCGCATGGATTTTCACCGAGACCGATGCCTTCAGCCGCATCGGCCCGGCAATGATCGCGCTGTTCCCATTCGTGGTCATGTTCCTGGTAACCAGCATCGCCACGCTGCGCGAACGGCGCAGCGGAACCCTGGAACGGCTGCTGAGCATGCCGATGGCCAAGGGGGAATTCATCTTCGGCTACACGCTGGCATTCACTCTGGTTGCCATCGTGCAGACGGTCATCGCGGTCAGCTTCGCGATCTGGGTTTGCGGCTTGCATATCGAAGGCCAGCTCTGGCTGCTCTTCGCAGTGGCCGCCCTCGATGCGTTGCTGGGCATCAGCCTGGGCCTGATGGCAAGCGCCTTCGCGCACACCGAATTCCAGGTGGTGCAGTTCATGCCGGCGCTGGTCATCCCCCAGTTCCTGCTGGCCGGCATCATCCTGCCCCGAGAACAGCTGCCCGGAGCGCTGCAAGCCATTGGGGACTGGCTTCCGCTGTCCCCCGCCATCGATGCTCTCTCCGATGCCGCAGCCGGAACCACGGATTCGGCGACGGCAATCAACATGCTGCTTATCGCCGCATGGATTGCCGCCGCGCTGCTGATCGGCTCGCTGACATTGCGCCGGCGAACCGCCTAG